The following are encoded together in the Anaerostipes caccae L1-92 genome:
- a CDS encoding cation diffusion facilitator family transporter, producing the protein MKGEKKGIGIFGLTVLGIALNLLLCAVKFGAGAVSHSVTITADGWNSLTDAGTSAVTMLGLWAAGCGAGRHHPFGHGRLEWILGMLTSASVITIGLELLKSSGSAVYQGQQSQYPGSVFIVLLLSVFIKIWMHFIQKRAGERRQSETLKAVSNDSLADALATSAVLVSALAAEFTS; encoded by the coding sequence ATGAAAGGGGAAAAGAAAGGGATCGGTATTTTCGGACTTACCGTGCTGGGAATTGCATTAAACTTATTGCTGTGTGCGGTGAAATTTGGAGCCGGCGCTGTCAGCCATTCTGTAACGATAACCGCAGACGGATGGAACAGCCTGACAGATGCGGGGACATCGGCTGTCACGATGCTTGGGCTCTGGGCGGCAGGATGCGGCGCTGGAAGACATCATCCGTTTGGACACGGGAGACTGGAATGGATCCTTGGCATGCTGACCTCTGCATCGGTAATCACGATAGGATTAGAACTGCTCAAATCCTCTGGGTCCGCCGTATATCAAGGACAGCAGTCCCAGTATCCGGGTTCTGTATTTATTGTGCTGCTCCTGTCTGTATTTATTAAAATATGGATGCATTTTATACAAAAGCGGGCAGGAGAGCGGCGGCAGTCAGAGACATTAAAAGCTGTTTCAAATGATTCACTGGCCGATGCACTCGCTACATCCGCAGTACTGGTTTCAGCACTCGCCGCAGAATTTACTTCCTGA
- a CDS encoding CD3324 family protein translates to MKYKNASSLLPAALVEQLQDYLQGEYLYIPKKEDQHKSWGDQTGSRLRISKRNACIRRDFQLGKSIENLSETYFLSVHTIRKIIYSK, encoded by the coding sequence ATGAAATATAAAAATGCATCTTCCCTTCTTCCTGCGGCCCTTGTGGAACAACTTCAGGACTACCTGCAGGGAGAATATTTATATATTCCTAAAAAAGAAGATCAGCATAAAAGCTGGGGTGACCAGACCGGAAGCCGGCTCAGGATCAGCAAACGCAATGCCTGTATCCGGAGAGATTTTCAGCTTGGGAAGTCAATAGAAAATCTGTCAGAGACATATTTTCTATCTGTACACACTATCAGGAAGATTATATACAGCAAATAA
- a CDS encoding DUF2075 domain-containing protein — MLDYPIVYIHNWKKGESYEVYVGETNNVVQRTKQHFDQSGDKQNWRSHLRTKSPDLYIIGHEHFNKSLTLDIENRLMMYMMGIDAVKRIHNKRTNPQNRYFPDFEMNHIFQRIWYKLRKTDPDLFPNESVIKDSALFKASPLHKLTQEQEDIRDRIIEKVFSALNDQNKRGQLIFIDGEAGTGKTVLNSSTFYEMYLKAEEQKIENFQCCLLVNHEEQITVYEQIAEKLGLKNKYGKVVSKPTPFINHHSIDQPIDVAFIDEAHLLLTQGKQSYQGKNQLKDIIERAKVTIVMFDENQILTTEQYWEAEILNDYRKSADENGNHFKLTKQMRITASDETISWIDGFTKEKRISKIPTDTTGYEIKVFEQPAELETAIKEKSAKEEHKLSRMIATYDWEYSQNSSVEKRMQKYWEVIIGEWKKPWNRELNKELGKKEKRKNRSLAWAEQSQTIDEIGSTFTIQGFDLNYAGVILGPSVKYRNGEIIFDPNESHNLKATRKRTLSNGTKKEFGETLIQHEVRVLMTRGVNGLYIYACDKELREALKEAAK, encoded by the coding sequence TTGCTTGACTACCCAATCGTTTATATTCATAACTGGAAAAAAGGTGAAAGCTACGAGGTTTATGTTGGAGAGACAAACAATGTTGTTCAGAGAACAAAACAGCATTTTGATCAATCCGGGGACAAACAAAACTGGAGGTCTCATCTGAGAACAAAATCGCCAGATTTGTATATCATTGGCCATGAGCATTTCAATAAATCTTTGACTCTGGATATTGAAAATCGTTTAATGATGTATATGATGGGAATCGATGCTGTCAAAAGAATACATAACAAAAGGACAAATCCGCAGAATAGATATTTTCCTGATTTTGAAATGAATCATATTTTTCAAAGGATCTGGTATAAGCTGAGAAAAACAGATCCGGATTTGTTTCCAAATGAAAGTGTTATTAAAGATTCGGCGCTGTTTAAAGCTTCTCCTCTGCATAAGCTGACACAGGAACAGGAAGATATCAGAGACAGGATTATAGAAAAAGTTTTTTCAGCATTAAATGATCAAAATAAAAGAGGACAGCTTATTTTCATTGATGGAGAAGCCGGAACAGGGAAGACTGTTTTAAACAGCAGCACTTTTTATGAGATGTATTTGAAGGCAGAAGAGCAGAAAATAGAGAATTTTCAATGTTGTCTGCTGGTGAATCATGAAGAGCAGATTACAGTATACGAGCAAATAGCAGAAAAATTAGGTTTAAAAAATAAATATGGAAAAGTTGTAAGCAAACCAACTCCGTTTATTAATCATCATTCAATTGATCAGCCCATAGATGTAGCATTTATTGATGAGGCTCATTTACTGTTGACACAAGGGAAGCAATCTTACCAGGGAAAGAACCAGCTCAAGGACATTATCGAGAGAGCAAAAGTCACCATCGTTATGTTTGATGAAAATCAGATCTTAACAACAGAGCAATATTGGGAGGCAGAAATTTTAAATGATTACAGAAAGAGTGCCGACGAAAATGGAAATCATTTTAAGCTGACAAAGCAGATGAGGATTACCGCATCGGATGAAACGATTTCTTGGATCGATGGTTTTACAAAGGAGAAAAGAATATCAAAAATTCCAACGGATACCACCGGATATGAGATAAAAGTTTTTGAACAGCCGGCAGAACTTGAAACAGCGATTAAAGAGAAATCAGCAAAAGAAGAACACAAGCTTTCCCGGATGATAGCGACTTATGATTGGGAATATAGCCAGAACTCATCAGTAGAAAAGAGGATGCAAAAATATTGGGAAGTCATAATCGGAGAATGGAAAAAACCATGGAACCGTGAGCTGAATAAGGAATTAGGGAAAAAAGAGAAAAGAAAAAACAGATCACTTGCCTGGGCAGAGCAGTCTCAGACAATAGATGAAATCGGATCTACATTTACAATCCAGGGATTTGACTTGAATTATGCAGGTGTCATTCTTGGCCCGTCTGTGAAGTACCGCAATGGAGAGATTATTTTTGATCCAAATGAAAGTCATAATTTAAAGGCCACCAGAAAACGTACATTATCGAATGGTACAAAGAAGGAATTTGGTGAAACTTTGATTCAGCATGAAGTGCGGGTTTTGATGACTCGGGGAGTGAATGGATTGTATATTTATGCATGTGATAAAGAATTGCGGGAAGCTTTAAAAGAGGCTGCAAAATAG
- a CDS encoding FtsX-like permease family protein, with the protein MNGRTDFARKGTDVPFIYDTLKKQRRVFAVQRSMGYSLKNLRLQFAFSFGIIGILGTVFGLLFVGLFTNRMFGVMFGSLGISKFHAEITGSSVLPPVFIIVGFLIGFSYLISRRTNKYGVRQLAEDI; encoded by the coding sequence TTGAATGGCAGGACCGACTTTGCCAGAAAAGGAACAGATGTTCCTTTTATCTATGACACTCTTAAAAAACAGAGGAGAGTGTTTGCCGTTCAGAGAAGTATGGGATATTCTCTAAAGAACCTGCGTCTGCAGTTTGCCTTTTCCTTTGGCATTATCGGAATTCTTGGAACTGTGTTTGGACTTCTTTTTGTCGGGCTGTTTACAAACCGGATGTTTGGTGTCATGTTCGGCAGTCTTGGGATCTCAAAATTTCATGCGGAAATCACAGGGTCCAGTGTACTGCCGCCTGTATTTATCATCGTTGGATTTCTGATCGGTTTTTCCTATCTGATTTCCAGAAGAACCAATAAGTATGGCGTGAGACAGCTGGCTGAGGATATATAG
- a CDS encoding type II toxin-antitoxin system RelB/DinJ family antitoxin, protein MAKEATLQVRMDADLKEKAETLYKEMGTSFAEAVRIFAQQSVNENGMPFVMTANRGNTYRRLSRYADSELTAKEEGSYERAMIEKHEKTD, encoded by the coding sequence ATGGCGAAGGAGGCAACATTACAGGTTCGTATGGATGCGGATTTGAAGGAAAAAGCGGAGACTCTTTACAAGGAGATGGGTACCTCTTTTGCGGAGGCAGTACGTATTTTCGCACAGCAAAGTGTAAATGAAAACGGGATGCCATTTGTCATGACTGCGAATCGAGGGAATACGTACAGACGGCTTTCAAGATATGCTGATTCTGAACTGACAGCAAAAGAGGAAGGTTCATACGAAAGGGCGATGATCGAAAAGCATGAGAAAACTGATTGA
- a CDS encoding TetR/AcrR family transcriptional regulator — translation MQIKKEEIRTTILNAAQQEFLIHGYEGSSLRVIAKKANTTIGNIYHYFDNKEAILEELLKEPVEGLNKLIEQHFEKEQKVYSLKEVKEIFGQMDDVVSLVQGSEIQYLMDQRLLILLDLKTTRFLELKKSFIQQFKEHMAWHLGLDDSDSPYVDIIAEMFISCIRHALLEHPNSEEAQKEFIQVFRMLCAGLVMNQEEKP, via the coding sequence ATGCAGATAAAGAAAGAAGAGATCAGAACAACCATTTTAAATGCGGCCCAACAGGAGTTTCTGATTCACGGCTACGAAGGTTCCTCTCTGAGAGTCATCGCAAAAAAAGCAAACACAACCATTGGAAATATCTATCACTATTTTGATAACAAAGAAGCAATACTGGAAGAATTGCTGAAGGAGCCGGTAGAGGGGCTTAATAAACTTATAGAACAGCACTTTGAAAAAGAACAAAAGGTATATTCCTTAAAAGAAGTCAAAGAAATTTTTGGTCAGATGGATGATGTCGTGTCATTAGTCCAGGGATCAGAGATACAGTATTTGATGGATCAGCGGCTGCTTATATTATTGGATCTTAAAACCACTCGTTTTTTAGAATTAAAGAAGTCATTTATACAGCAGTTCAAAGAACACATGGCATGGCATTTAGGCCTTGATGACAGTGATTCTCCCTATGTGGATATTATCGCTGAAATGTTTATATCCTGTATCCGCCATGCTCTTTTGGAACATCCAAATTCAGAGGAAGCACAGAAAGAATTCATTCAGGTTTTCCGGATGCTCTGTGCGGGACTTGTCATGAACCAGGAGGAGAAGCCATGA
- a CDS encoding ABC transporter ATP-binding protein codes for MKIVELNHISRIYHTGDRDIYALKDVSFSVEPGEFTAILGPSGAGKSTLLNILGGIDRADSGTAEVAGQEITGLTEKELSFYRAGKVGFVFQFYNLIPTLTVKENVDLMRELKREALPAAEVLKKVGLSGHEEKFPDQLSGGEQQRVSIARAIAKNPDILLCDEPTGALDSETGCMILEQLWNLCRKDKKTVLIVTHNANIAKAADKVIRVRNGEITGVEINTAPLRISEVEW; via the coding sequence ATGAAGATTGTAGAACTGAATCATATCAGCAGGATTTACCATACCGGGGATCGCGATATCTATGCGCTGAAAGATGTATCTTTTTCTGTCGAACCGGGAGAATTCACTGCAATCTTAGGGCCCAGCGGCGCCGGTAAATCCACGCTTTTAAATATTCTGGGAGGAATAGACCGGGCGGACAGCGGAACTGCAGAAGTGGCCGGTCAGGAGATCACAGGTCTGACTGAAAAAGAACTGTCTTTTTACAGAGCCGGAAAAGTTGGGTTTGTATTTCAATTTTATAATTTAATTCCCACGTTAACTGTAAAAGAAAATGTGGATCTGATGAGAGAATTAAAACGAGAAGCACTTCCGGCAGCAGAAGTTCTGAAAAAAGTGGGACTTTCCGGACATGAAGAGAAGTTCCCGGATCAGCTTTCCGGCGGAGAGCAGCAGCGGGTATCCATCGCCAGAGCCATTGCCAAAAACCCCGATATTCTGCTCTGTGATGAACCGACCGGAGCATTGGACAGTGAGACAGGATGCATGATACTGGAACAGCTCTGGAACTTATGCAGAAAAGATAAGAAAACAGTGCTCATTGTCACGCACAATGCCAATATAGCGAAAGCGGCAGATAAGGTCATCCGGGTCAGGAATGGGGAGATCACAGGTGTGGAGATCAATACAGCACCCCTCAGAATAAGCGAGGTGGAGTGGTAA
- a CDS encoding ABC transporter permease: MLIKKTFRDIRKNKVQFLAIFLMMFFGCFLFSGITGEWSGLLSRFDAYINNQKLADQWLYGDSFTKQDIKRLKKDKKIEQAEGRLFIPMSLKGREKTAIDCYAADSNQISRLLIRDGQGFDSRRRGVWLDDLFAKKNGFRTGDTITFVQKGITIKGKILGLVSSPEYIYGAGKDSMVPDHKNNGFAWISPKLVPAAGLPAYNQIVIRTSKSARRENIAGIIYKNRQITTVYAKDHPAVSMITDEIKQHQSIGTVFSMAFLFIALMITSTTMHRMLKNQRTQIGILKALGFTKEKLTVHYLSHTALICVLGTGLGYILGYRVLPDLIYRFLKNMYHLPEWGGSLPAVYAVLPAGCVLICLFISFSVCRTYLKGTAAESLREETQPKYRIRNCMKIPRCLSFSSRWNLRDIGRNRLRSFMTLCGILGCTALLFCAFSLYDTFVSLSDWTFHKQQSYECKITDLPDERGREELLRRTDGEYLQEGTALLIRNGNEHEVSMTVQESASYLKLAESLSQFTDLQNGIAVSKKTADRFGIKKGDTVAWKAAGQDKKICSKVQAVIRTPVSQGITMMRRDYLDRGLKFRPTAVIGKIPENGFGNYEGQCTISLQADLTKNMDVMMEGMVMIIGILVFGAVLLGSVMLYNLGVLSYMERYREFATLKVLGFPDHRIRTVMIQQNVWVCAAGILLGLPAGYGMLCYLLSTVQESMDIPVFIRWTSWLFSAAGTLVLSWMISRIVSRKIPGINMVEALKAKE, encoded by the coding sequence ATGCTGATAAAAAAAACATTTCGCGACATCAGAAAAAACAAAGTACAGTTTCTGGCTATCTTTCTCATGATGTTTTTTGGCTGCTTTCTGTTCTCAGGTATTACCGGGGAATGGAGCGGGCTTTTAAGCCGCTTCGATGCTTACATAAATAATCAGAAGCTCGCTGACCAATGGCTGTACGGAGACTCCTTTACAAAACAAGATATAAAACGTCTGAAAAAGGACAAAAAAATAGAACAGGCAGAAGGAAGACTTTTCATCCCAATGAGTCTAAAAGGCAGGGAAAAGACAGCCATTGACTGTTATGCCGCCGACAGCAATCAAATATCCAGACTTCTTATAAGAGACGGACAGGGTTTTGACAGCAGACGAAGAGGTGTCTGGCTGGATGACTTATTTGCCAAGAAAAATGGATTTCGCACCGGTGATACCATAACATTTGTTCAAAAAGGTATTACAATAAAGGGGAAAATCCTCGGGCTGGTCTCCAGTCCGGAATATATATACGGGGCCGGAAAAGACTCTATGGTTCCGGACCATAAAAATAATGGATTTGCATGGATCAGTCCGAAACTGGTTCCGGCGGCGGGACTGCCTGCCTATAATCAGATTGTAATAAGGACTTCAAAATCAGCCCGCAGGGAAAATATCGCGGGAATCATTTATAAAAACAGGCAAATCACGACCGTTTATGCGAAAGACCATCCGGCTGTCTCTATGATTACCGATGAGATCAAGCAGCACCAGTCTATCGGAACGGTATTTTCCATGGCCTTTCTTTTTATCGCTTTGATGATCACATCTACGACTATGCACCGGATGCTGAAAAATCAAAGGACACAGATCGGGATTTTGAAAGCGCTGGGCTTTACCAAAGAGAAACTGACGGTCCATTATCTATCCCATACTGCGCTGATCTGTGTTTTGGGAACAGGACTCGGATATATATTAGGTTATCGGGTGCTGCCGGATCTGATCTACCGGTTTTTAAAAAATATGTATCATCTTCCTGAATGGGGAGGAAGCCTTCCGGCAGTTTATGCGGTTTTGCCGGCAGGGTGCGTTTTGATCTGTCTTTTTATCAGTTTTTCTGTCTGCAGGACCTATTTGAAAGGAACAGCGGCAGAAAGCCTCAGAGAAGAAACGCAGCCAAAGTACCGCATAAGAAACTGCATGAAAATACCGAGGTGTCTTTCCTTTTCCAGCCGATGGAATCTCAGGGATATTGGAAGAAACCGGCTGAGAAGTTTTATGACTCTCTGTGGAATTTTAGGGTGTACAGCGCTTCTGTTCTGCGCATTTTCTTTATACGATACCTTTGTCAGCCTCTCTGACTGGACGTTTCATAAGCAGCAGTCATATGAATGCAAGATTACAGATTTGCCTGATGAAAGAGGCCGGGAGGAATTGCTGCGAAGAACCGATGGAGAGTATCTTCAGGAAGGCACGGCGCTTCTCATAAGGAACGGAAATGAACATGAAGTGAGCATGACGGTACAGGAGTCGGCCAGCTATTTAAAGCTTGCAGAGAGTCTCAGCCAATTTACCGATCTTCAGAACGGAATTGCAGTTTCTAAAAAGACGGCAGACCGCTTTGGGATCAAAAAGGGGGATACGGTTGCCTGGAAGGCTGCCGGACAGGATAAAAAAATCTGTTCTAAAGTACAGGCAGTGATCCGGACACCGGTCTCTCAGGGAATCACGATGATGAGACGAGATTATCTGGACAGAGGACTTAAGTTCAGGCCCACAGCCGTCATTGGAAAGATACCGGAGAATGGTTTTGGAAACTATGAGGGTCAGTGTACCATCTCGCTTCAGGCTGACCTGACAAAAAACATGGATGTGATGATGGAAGGAATGGTTATGATCATAGGAATTCTGGTTTTTGGTGCTGTGCTTTTAGGAAGTGTCATGCTTTACAATTTGGGTGTTTTGTCATATATGGAACGATACAGAGAATTTGCAACACTGAAGGTTCTTGGCTTTCCCGACCATCGGATCAGGACTGTTATGATCCAGCAGAACGTGTGGGTATGCGCGGCCGGAATTCTCCTGGGACTGCCGGCTGGATATGGAATGCTTTGTTATCTGCTCTCCACCGTTCAGGAATCGATGGATATCCCGGTCTTTATCCGATGGACTTCATGGCTGTTTAGCGCCGCAGGAACCTTGGTGCTCTCATGGATGATCAGCCGCATTGTATCCAGAAAAATTCCCGGCATCAACATGGTGGAGGCATTAAAGGCAAAAGAATAA
- a CDS encoding CatB-related O-acetyltransferase — translation MTIPDTKKIYPRTGDSQTIYLKNVIDCPNIEVGDFTIYNDFVHDPRDFQKHNVLYHYPINHDKVYIGKFCSIACGAKFLMNCANHTLSSLSGYTFPLFGEEWGHGITPEQSWDNRGDVVVGNDVWIGFEAVIMAGVTIGDGAVIGTRAVVTKDVPPYTIVGGIPARPIRRRFSKEDTAFLQELRWWDWPAEQISEIIPYIQSGDIRGLKKRLK, via the coding sequence ATGACGATTCCAGATACGAAAAAAATTTATCCAAGAACCGGCGACAGCCAGACAATTTATTTAAAAAATGTGATTGACTGTCCGAATATAGAAGTCGGTGATTTTACAATTTACAACGATTTTGTCCATGATCCGAGAGATTTTCAGAAACATAATGTGCTGTATCATTATCCGATCAATCACGACAAAGTGTATATCGGAAAATTTTGTTCCATCGCGTGCGGAGCAAAATTTTTGATGAACTGTGCGAATCATACTCTGTCTTCTCTGTCCGGCTATACGTTTCCGCTGTTCGGTGAAGAGTGGGGACACGGCATTACGCCGGAACAGTCCTGGGACAACAGGGGAGATGTCGTCGTGGGCAATGATGTATGGATCGGCTTTGAAGCCGTTATCATGGCGGGTGTGACGATCGGTGACGGTGCAGTAATCGGCACCCGCGCAGTCGTGACAAAAGACGTACCGCCCTATACGATTGTCGGCGGGATTCCTGCAAGGCCGATACGAAGGCGGTTTTCTAAAGAAGATACTGCATTCCTTCAGGAACTCAGATGGTGGGACTGGCCCGCAGAGCAAATTTCCGAGATAATCCCGTATATTCAGTCCGGAGATATCAGAGGTCTGAAAAAACGGCTGAAATGA
- a CDS encoding MATE family efflux transporter — protein MDFLTGKIRPLYFKYLSAAFCSALITSIYSVVDMAVVGQYQGPEGTAALAVVAPIWNIIYSLGLLMGIGGSVIFSTLKGRTDLKSRDENEYFSASVIGSVFLAVAAWIILIFFGKELLVFFGAKGSFLALAETYIIPVKFVLPCFLLTQMLAAFLRNDQAPLLAAIGVLSGGLINVFGDYIFVFAFDMGIFGAGLATAIGSVISCAVMLSHFFTKRNTLTFVKPERLLHKLKEISVVGFSTFFVDIAMGIMTILFNRQIIKYLGVNALSVYGVIVTLSTFVQCCAYSVGQASQPIISVNFGAAQGHRIKETLKYALYTVIFLGVFWTLLMLLFPNTFIKIFMTPAGGILKIAPDIMRCYGLSFLLLPFNIFSTYYFQALLKPRASFIVSVARGLFISGGFIMILPFINADYLWFTMPLTESIVAVFAIAAMMHFNKNLSVKGR, from the coding sequence ATGGATTTTTTAACAGGAAAAATCAGACCACTTTATTTTAAATATTTATCAGCTGCTTTCTGCAGTGCACTGATAACTTCCATCTATTCTGTTGTAGATATGGCCGTGGTAGGACAATATCAAGGCCCGGAAGGTACAGCTGCTCTTGCCGTAGTTGCCCCAATATGGAATATCATTTACAGCCTGGGACTGCTTATGGGGATTGGAGGGTCGGTAATCTTCAGTACCTTAAAAGGACGAACAGATCTTAAATCACGTGACGAAAATGAATATTTTTCTGCTTCCGTCATTGGTTCCGTTTTTTTAGCTGTAGCTGCATGGATCATTCTAATCTTTTTCGGCAAAGAATTGTTGGTCTTCTTCGGAGCAAAAGGCAGCTTTTTAGCGCTGGCAGAAACCTATATCATACCAGTTAAATTCGTACTGCCCTGCTTCTTACTCACACAAATGCTGGCAGCTTTTTTAAGAAATGATCAAGCTCCGCTCCTGGCAGCCATTGGTGTATTATCCGGCGGACTCATTAATGTATTTGGAGACTACATTTTTGTCTTCGCCTTTGACATGGGAATCTTTGGAGCCGGATTGGCCACAGCGATTGGTTCTGTCATATCATGTGCTGTAATGCTGTCTCATTTTTTCACAAAAAGAAATACATTAACTTTTGTAAAGCCCGAACGCTTGCTCCATAAGCTAAAAGAAATCAGTGTGGTTGGGTTCTCAACATTTTTTGTTGATATTGCCATGGGTATTATGACAATCCTGTTTAACAGACAGATCATCAAATACTTAGGGGTAAACGCCTTATCCGTCTACGGGGTTATCGTTACCTTAAGTACATTTGTACAATGCTGTGCATACAGTGTCGGACAAGCTTCCCAGCCTATTATTTCTGTCAACTTTGGGGCAGCACAGGGACATCGGATAAAAGAAACGTTAAAATATGCTTTGTACACAGTTATATTTTTGGGAGTTTTCTGGACCCTGTTAATGCTGCTTTTTCCAAATACATTTATTAAAATATTCATGACACCTGCCGGAGGAATATTAAAAATTGCACCTGATATTATGAGGTGTTACGGGCTTTCTTTCCTGCTTCTCCCTTTTAATATTTTCTCAACGTACTATTTTCAGGCGTTATTGAAACCAAGAGCCTCTTTTATTGTCTCAGTAGCCAGAGGACTTTTTATCAGCGGAGGTTTCATTATGATACTTCCTTTCATAAACGCTGATTACCTTTGGTTTACAATGCCTCTGACCGAATCCATCGTTGCAGTGTTTGCCATAGCTGCAATGATGCATTTCAATAAAAATTTATCTGTAAAAGGGCGATAA
- a CDS encoding MATE family efflux transporter: MKEMSCFKVFLKYSSLNVLGMLGLSFYILADTFFVSRALGADGLTALNLAIPVYSFINGSGLMLGIGGGTKYSILRSQKNKTKANQVFTNAVVLTGIVAGIFCLLGIFCSGPMVRMLGANESVFQMTKTYLQVILLFAPMFMANNLLLCFVRNDGNPHLAMAAMICGSLSNIILDYIFIFPLGMGLFGAAFATGLAPVISILILSPYLINKRNQFHLKKCRLSANLLLDIFSSGLPSLITEVSSGIVIIVFNMILLRIAGNIGVAAYGVIANLSLVVMAVYTGIAQGIQPVLSSNYGAGNHKNVTVILRYAVTAVIVISACVYLCIFFGAEPITGVFNSSHNKTLQDIAAAGLKIYFTASVFAGFNVVAAVYFTSTEYPRPAHIISILRGFVIIIPMAFLLSALGGITGVWAAFPTTELLVSLIGMILLFQFHKVKKKDS, translated from the coding sequence ATGAAAGAGATGTCATGTTTTAAAGTTTTTTTGAAGTATTCTTCGCTCAATGTACTGGGTATGCTGGGGCTGTCTTTTTATATTTTGGCAGATACTTTTTTTGTCTCCAGGGCATTAGGGGCAGATGGACTGACCGCCCTGAATCTTGCAATTCCGGTTTACAGCTTTATAAACGGCAGCGGATTAATGCTCGGAATCGGAGGAGGAACAAAATATTCAATTTTAAGAAGCCAGAAAAATAAAACCAAAGCGAATCAGGTATTTACAAATGCTGTGGTTTTGACGGGAATCGTTGCAGGTATCTTCTGCCTGCTTGGTATTTTCTGCTCCGGACCTATGGTCAGAATGTTGGGAGCCAACGAATCTGTGTTCCAAATGACAAAAACTTATTTACAGGTTATTCTGCTGTTTGCCCCAATGTTTATGGCAAATAATCTCTTGCTGTGTTTCGTAAGAAATGACGGAAATCCTCATTTAGCCATGGCAGCTATGATCTGCGGAAGTCTGTCTAATATTATTTTGGATTATATCTTTATATTTCCGCTCGGAATGGGACTGTTTGGGGCAGCGTTTGCCACCGGACTGGCACCGGTAATCAGCATTTTGATTCTGTCCCCTTATCTGATCAATAAAAGAAATCAGTTTCATTTAAAGAAATGCAGGCTTTCGGCAAATCTGCTGCTTGACATTTTTTCAAGCGGACTTCCGTCTTTGATCACGGAAGTTTCTTCCGGTATCGTGATCATTGTATTTAATATGATCCTGCTGCGCATAGCGGGGAACATCGGCGTCGCGGCCTATGGTGTCATCGCGAATCTGTCGCTGGTCGTCATGGCAGTCTATACAGGCATCGCACAGGGGATACAGCCCGTCTTAAGCAGCAATTACGGTGCCGGAAACCATAAAAATGTTACTGTGATTTTACGTTACGCCGTCACTGCGGTTATTGTTATCTCCGCCTGCGTTTATCTGTGTATATTTTTCGGTGCGGAACCGATTACCGGAGTCTTTAACAGCAGTCACAATAAAACACTTCAGGATATCGCAGCCGCAGGACTGAAAATATACTTTACCGCCTCTGTATTTGCAGGTTTCAACGTTGTGGCTGCCGTCTACTTTACTTCCACGGAATACCCGCGGCCGGCACACATCATATCAATTCTCCGGGGATTTGTCATCATCATTCCTATGGCTTTTTTGTTGTCTGCCCTGGGAGGCATCACTGGGGTTTGGGCGGCCTTTCCCACGACCGAGCTGCTTGTCAGTCTGATTGGAATGATCCTGCTTTTTCAATTTCATAAAGTAAAGAAAAAAGATTCTTGA